Within the Paenibacillus sp. AN1007 genome, the region ATTTATCAACTTCACACAATGTCCGTCCCATCACACTTTCTCGCACAATCCGGCACACTTACTCCGATCTGTAACGCAGGCCCCATTGACGGCGGACTGTATCCATCAGCTTCATGATTTCCAGCGACTCGTCCAGCTTCATTGTGCTGCTCTCTGTGCGGCCCTGCAGGATGCATCGTCCAGCCTCTTCTGCTTCAAAGGCATATCCGATACAAGTCCGGTCATCCACAAATTTCTCTGGTTCATCCTGTCCGTTCACATGTAAATACGCTTCTTTACCTGCAAGGAAAAACGGCAGACGAATTCGGCCTTCCGTGCCGTAAATGACAGCCTCATTGTTCAGATTCAAACGAATCGCGCCATTTAATGAAGCTGACCGCCCTTCGGAATACGACAGCAGGACAGAAAATTGTTCGTCTACACCTGTTTCCCCGATATGTGCCGTGCTCCATACATGCTGAGGCTGTTCGCCAAAGATCATTGACGCAAAAGAAAGTGGATACACCCCGGCATCCAGCAAGGCACCACCGCCCAGATCCGGGTTAAGCAGTCTGCCTTCCGGCTCCCAACCGATACGGAATCCAAAGTCTGCCTGAACCATTCGCACCTCACCGATCCGTCCTTCTGCAATCCAGGCGCGTGCCTGGGCAATCGTCGGCAGGAAACGGGTCCACATACCCTCCATGAGAAAAAGCTTTTGCTCACGCGCCGTTTCCACCAGCTGTTCCAACTGACGTGAATTCATCGTAAACGGTTTCTCACAGAGCACCGCTTTCCCTGCTTCAAGGCAAGCCATCACATTTTCCTTATGTACCGGATGTGGAGTGGCCACGTAGATGATATCCAAATCAGGGTCCCGCAGCAGTTCATCATATGAAGCGTAAGCGTGTTCAAAACCGTATTCGGCAGCAAACTTTTCTGCACTGCCTGCTGTCCGTGAGCCAACTGCAGCTTTTACCGCGTTACCGGCAGGCTCCAGATCTTTGGCAAACTGGGAAGCAATCCATCCCGTGCCCATAATGCCCCAACGTACCTTATCCTGCCCTGCTTTACGTGCCATAAGTGCATCCTCCCTAACGCATATTTCGGTACTGCCCATCTACCTTTTCAATCCTGCCAATATCGTATCTCTCTTATTTTACCAAAAAGGAGCCCTTTCGTCAGAAAATGATGCTGCCCTTGATTGCATTTCATTTCCGCATCAGATTTGCTAAGATGATTTGGAGACAAGCCGGACCACCATATACTAGAATGTATATCAATCGAAGGCAGGGCCGGCAGAAATGGATACGACAGCCGCCTCAATTAATCTCTTGTGATTTGGCACTATCCCTTCTCACAAGAGAAATGGATTGATAGTAAATCATAAGATGAATAAATGTCTAAATGGAAATAAAGAAATTCAAGTAAGTTGAAATATAGAAATTGAAGGATAAAGGTTGAAATATACAAGTATAGAAGTAATAAGCACAACAAGAGTAACAAATAGAAAGGAAGGTAAGCCATGATCAGCGAACCGAATATCGACCATAGCCGCATACCTTCAGACGATAAACATGAGCGCCCTTTGGGCGATTCTAATAATCAACGTTCCGCCCAGACCGCTCCGGGCAAACTTGCACAATACTTCATGACCAGCAGCAGCAGGGCATCATTAACTAGTAAGAACGCCGAGCTTTCCTCAAAAAACACAGCTTTTCGCGCAGAGTTTAACCAGTTCCTGGACCATACCTTGATTGAGCTTCGACGGGCAGTGTATGTTAACACATCAAGCAGCTTCCATTCGCGTTCAGATGAGCTCCCGCATCATACCTTCATCTACATGCACCGATTCAATGGCACACATATCGCGGGCACCGAGCAGACTCGTGTCGTTCGTAAAGCAGCCTGCCTATACCCGCCTGGAACAAGTCTGGAACTGCTATCGGATGCCGATCACGATGCCGAGCTGTATATTGTAGAATTTGACCTGTTTCGTGTTACGGAGAAAACAGAGGCGAGGCGCATCTATGAACGTGAACATGGTTCACCTGTTGCGGGATGGATTCAAGGTCCTTTTTACGGCATTCAACGTATCGCCGCCCAGCTGACCGAGCTCGCACAACCCGATCACCAAGCAGCCCCCCGTGAAATCAAAGTACAGCTGCTGCTGACTGAGCTGCTCTGTATGCTCTGGCCTGAAGATAATTCAAGCCCTGCTGCAGAACCGGAACAGGATGATCCCGAGTCGTGGCTCAAATCAACACTTCAATATATGCAGCAGCATTACATGCATGAGATCAAACTGGATACACTCGCTGAGCTGGCTGGCATGCATCCATCCTACTACTCCCAGCTCTTCAAGAGCCGAATGCAGAAAAATCCAATTGAGTACATCACTCATCTGCGCATGAACCGGGCCAAGGAGATGCTGCTGACCTCGGATCTGCGCATACGGGATATCGCACGGGAGGTCGGTTATCGTGATGAGTTCTATTTCAGCAGGCGTTTCCGCAACCATGCCGGATATGCACCAACGGCTTATGCCAAACAGGTTCACCGCAATATTGTTTCACTTTCTTATCCCTATACCGATCATCTCATGACTCTCGGGATCACACCCTGCGCAGCCCAAATCCAGGGTCATCTGCCGCATCTGCCTCGGTCACTACAAATGCCTTTTCATGCGTATGAACCTTGGGAACAAGGACGGCAGGCTTTTCTGGATGTGAATCCCGATCTGATCCTGACCAAAGATAACGCCGCGGCTAAAGCGATAGAGCATATTGGTGATGTCGCACCGATTATTACGATTCCGTGGAACCAAACCGACATGTTCGGTCATCTGGAACAAATTGCTTCCATTGTAGACCGCACACAGGCGGCAAAAGAATGGATAGATCGACATGAGCGCAAAGCGGAGCGAGCACGCAAAAAGATTAAAGAACAGGCTGGCAGCCTCACTGTTGCTGTAGGTACGTTGACAGCCAAAGGGCCAAGGATGTACAGTCACCGTAACTTCGGTCATGTTTTCTACCGCACGTTACAACTTGCTGCACCGAAGCGGATTCAGGCTGAACTGCAAGGTAAAGCTCCGGGGGTTGGCTTCAACTGGATGTCTTTCACTCCGGGTGAGTGGGACGGCTTGGAAGCAGATGTCCTTGTGCTTGCGACTGACAGCATGCATAATCGAGCGGCTCTGATGCAAAAATTAAAGAATGATCCGCTATGGAACAGCCATCCTGCCGTTCACAGCGGGCGAGTTCATCTCGTCGATTGGAACGCGTGGGTTGTTTACGCCCCATATTCCATCAACATCCAGCTTGATGAAGCACTCTCGATGTTGACGAACAAGCCTGCACTTTTGTAATCTATAAAATGTCCATTTCCCAAATCTTAATTTATGCCATGTACGGGCCTGGATTAAGATTTTATAATAATCACTAATTGATAATGATAATCAATAACAACGAAAGCTGTTATTTGTTATAAAGGAGTGACCCGTATCCAACACCCGGGACTGCCTCATCGCCCGTCAAGTAAACAACGTTCTACCGTAACCATTGGTCTGATGTTCCTGTCTGCCATCGCCTTCCTGCTGATTAGCATGTTTGCCGCCATTTCCTTGGGAGCCAAGGGCTTAACACTGGAAACGGTCTGGACCGCCGTGTTTCAATATACCCCTTCTGTGACATCTCATCAGATCATTCACGAGCTGCGGCTGCCGCGTGTACTGGCTGCTGCTGTCATTGGAGCGGCATTCGCCGTGGCTGGGGCACTAATGCAGGGCATTACTCGCAATCCGCTGGCCGACACCGGCATTCTCGGTATTAACGCTGGAGCTGCATTTGTAGTGGCACTGAGTTTTGCCTTCTGGCCAGGATTACCTTATGGCTGGATCATGCTTTTGTCCTTCATAGGTGCTGTGCTCGGCACACTGCTCATCTTCCTTCTCGGTATGGCAGCACCCGGGGGCTTGAGCTCCATCAGGCTCACGGTGGCTGGCGCAGTGATCGCTGCCATGCTTGGTTCACTAAGTACAGGGGTAGCCATTTATTTTGACTTGAGCCAGGACTTGGCCTTCTGGTACGCAGGTGGTTTTGGAGGCATGGAATGGCGTCATCTGAAACTGGTTCTTCCCGTGCTGCTGCTTACGCTGCTGTTGACTATGCCGCTCGCCCGGCGCATTTCGCTCATGTCTCTGGGAGAAGAGGTCGCCATTAATCTCGGGATGAATCTGCGCTGGACCCGTTTTCTTGCCCTTACCGCTGTCGTGGTACTCGCGGGTGTGTCCGTCTCGGCTGTAGGTTCCATTGGATTTGTAGGTCTGGTGATTCCTCATATGTCTCGTAAACTGGTGGGCGTCGATTATCGGCTTATCATTCCAATGTCTTCGCTGCTCGGGGCAATACTGCTGGTGCTGGCCGATCTTGGGGCACGAATCGCGAATCCTCCTCAGGAGCTCGCAGTAGGCATCATGGTTGCCTTTGTCGGTGTACCGTTCTTCCTCTATCTGGCCCGCAAGGAAAGGAGGGCTTTGTAGTGATGAAACGGGGAAAGAACTCCGCAGCAGGATGTCTGAAGAAATTCAATCAGCTCTCGCGCGGCCAAAGATCGCTAATGATCAGCGTCGTCCTGCTCTGTCTCGGAGCACTGGTGATCCTCATCAGTCTGAACACAGGCACAGTGCGGGTGTCACCTCTGGCTGTCATACAGACCTTCCTGGGACAAGGAAACGAACAGGACCAAATCATCCTGTTTGATTACCGCCTGCCTCGCATTCTGGTGACCGTCCTTGCTGGAGCGGGGCTGGGAATTGCAGGAGCAGCCCTGCAGGGGATTACACGCAACGCACTTGCCGACCCGGGAATTCTGGGCCTGCATGCCGGAGCTGCCTTTGGGCTGATTGTGTTTGTCAGCCTGTCGTTAAGTATGGACACCTCGGTGGCTCTGCTGATTCCGCTCTTTGCTTTTGCCGGCAGTACGGCTGCTGCTCTGATCATCATGCTGCTGTCCTATGACAAAAACAGCGGCGTATCGCCGATTAAACTTATTCTGGTCGGCATTGCCGTCGCTGCCGGATTCCACGCACTTACACTGTATCTGTCCCTGCGTCTGGACGAGGACACGTATTCCTTCGCAGCACGCTGGCTTGCAGGCAGTGTGTGGGGCCGTGACTGGATTCATGTACAGGCACTGCTTCCCTGGGTTGTGCTGTGTACCGCCTATATCTGGAGCCGTTCCAAAACGCTGGACGCCTTCCATCTGGGGGATGCCGCTGCCACCAGCATCGGCACTCCGGTCCGTTCCCGGCGCATCCTGCTGCTGCTCTGCTCGGTAGCCTTATCTGCAGTCAGTGTATCTATGGCTGGAGGCATCGGCTTCATCGGGCTGGCCGCCCCGCATCTGGCTCGCAGACTGGTCGGGCCGATGCATCGCCACTTGATTCCGGCCGCAGGACTGATCGGCATGGTCATTTTGACGGCTGCCGATACAGTCGGCCGGACGATATTTGCACCGAATGCCATTCCGGCAGGGGTTGTTGTTGCGGCGATTGGTGCACCTTATTTTTTATACCTGCTGGTACGGACCAAATGATTATCAATCAAAAATATGAATTCCATCCAAGAGATGTGCAAGGAGAATAACGAATATGTTGAAGAAAAATCTTATGTTTTTGTTAACCATCAGTTTGGTGCTGGTACTCGCAGCCTGCGGGACAGCCAAAACGTCCACCTCGGGCTCCGGCGATTCGAACAGCAGTGCAGCTTCCGGCGAACCGCGTATCGCATCCATGTCCATCCATCTGACCAATGATTTGCTTTCCCTCGGGATCACTCCGGTTGGTTCTGTCATCGGCGGCGAAGCAAAGGGGTTTCTGTCCCATGTAGCTGATCGCCTGAAAGATACGACACCGCTCGGCCCGGTCAAAGACCCTGATATGGAAGCTTTGCTTGCCCTTAAACCGGATGTCATCTATCTGGATGAGGAATTTTCCGGTGACGATACTGCCAAGTTCGAGAAAATCGCACCTGTGCATGTGTTCAATCTTGATCAGGGTACATGGCGTGATCACCTGAAAGAGATTGGCAAACTGGTAAACCGTGAGAAGGAAGCAGAGCAGTATATTCAGGACTACGACACGGAGACAAAGGAAGTCCAATCGCTGATCCATGATCAGATCGGTGACGGTACCGTGATGGCGATCCGTGTGACAGCCAAGGAATTACGTGTATTCAGTACACGCCGTCCCATGGGTCCTATTTTATACGATGATCTCGGCCTGACCCCAGCCAAAGGCATCAAAGAAATGGATACTGCCAAACCGTATCAGGTTGTATCGCGTGAAGTGCTGCCAGACTACGACGCTGACGCCATCTTTGTCGTGGTTAACTCGGACGATGAGGCACAAACGATGTTCAAGGAGCTGCAAAACAATCCGATCTGGCAGGGACTAAAAGCGGTCAAAGCAGGCCATGTATACCCGATTGGGGCACAGCCTTGGCTCGATTATTCTTCCATTGGTAACAAAATGGCTATGGATGAAGCCAAAGAGATGTTTTCCAAAAAATAATATTCACTTCCACTATTGATTAAAAAACAAAAAACCTCGCTTCGGCAAAGGCACAGCGTTCGCTAGAGCATAGAGCATATTAACCATGCTCCATCTCCATTTGGTATAGGGATTCGAAAACATGAGCATTATCCATCCCTCTACCTCGCGCGCTTCCTTACCAAGCTGAGGTTTTTTTGATTTAAGATACATCCATCATACCGAGTTAAGATACATCCATCATACCGAGTTAAGAAACATCCATCATACCGAGTTAAGAAACATCCATCGTACCGAGCACCATTGCTCATATTGTACATACAACAATTTCGATATCCATATCCGCAAACGTGTCCTGAATGATTACGCTAACCTTCTCCCATTTCAAGCGGTCCAGCCCGCAGCCAATTCGGGGCATTGCCAGATGAGTTATCCCCTGCTGCTCACAGACATCCCGCATCGATTCTACTGCCTGAGTCAGCGATAAATACGTTGGTTTGTTCGAAAACTTCGCTTTGGTAACCAGGTTAAAGGTGCGTCCAACGGCATAACAGCGCCCGATCTCCAGAGGCTCCTGCCGAGCTTGGTCTTGAAGTACCTGCAGATCAAACCGCTCCCGAAACTGCACCGCAATCCCCTTCCCCATTCTGGCATCTGCTGAAATACAGTGAGCCAGCCTATAATGCTCCTCTAATTCAAATAAATCCTGCTGCCGTTCGTGAAACTGCATGCGATCCCTTCCTTCTCTATTTTATTTGCCCGGACAAGATGGATGACTTTCAGACCTGTTTATGCTGCTGCAGGACTGCTTCCATCTCACGCTCCATCTTCTGTGTTCAAACGCTTGAACGCCTCCAGCGTTCGCTGTCCGGCACTCCGGTCATATACAGCAAATACGATACGATCAAAATAATCCTTGTATCCCTCTCCAATCAGTACATCGGCAAAATACCCTGCAACTTGTACCGGATTATTCCGAAACACACCACAGCCAAAAGCTCCCAGCACGATGCTTCGATGCCCCTGCACAGCTGCAATCTGGAGCACATATCGAATACGCTGCTTCATCACAGATTTGATTTGTTCATCCGTCGCTTCATTTCGCTCCTTGACCACACCCGCATTTACGGCTGGAGCGGTAATAAATGAGCTGGTGTAATATTGATCCAGCAATCGGTCATAATCGTCCCGGATTACGGGCACATGAGGTGAATAGATCATATGATCTGAATAGAGGCAGGAGCGCTGCTTGCGATTGTACTCATACATTTCCTGCATCTGGACAATGCATGGATACAGTCCTGTTGCTCGCGCCAAGCTCTCCTCTTGAGCTTGACTTCCACCAAGGAAACCACCGCCCGGGTTTTTCGCTGATGCAAAATTCAGACAGACAACGTCTGTTCTTCCTTCTTCCACAGTCAGCCGGGCTGCCGCTGCAAGCGTTGTTTCTCCGGTGACTTCGATCCGTGCTGTTTTTCCTTGAGACCCAGTAGATATGGAGTTCTGCAGATTTCCGGATGAGCTGACTTGCGATCCTGCGCGCAGCTTCTCCCCTAGACCAGTAAGTTCCGAAGGCCGATACAGGACAGATTGCTGTACAGCCTGCTCCATATCTTTCTTGATATGAACAGCACGGTCATATCCGTTCACGTACACGCCTTCTTTCAGAATCTCCAACGTCTGATGTGCGGTACGAGAGCGCCCGGAACGCGAATTAACTCCTGTATGTTTTGATGATGCGTTAGATTGTTCAGACCCATTAACTCTGCTGCCTGATTCATTGTATTTATTGTATTTCTCCACATTACTCATTTCGATCACTTCCTATCTCTTCTCTCAGACGAGTAAGAATTTCGCCAAGCCAGTTCGTTCCCCGCCATGTCTTTCGATTACGAATTCGTGCATCCTCCTCTGCCAATCCCACTCCCCAGATCCGGTCGTCGGGGCTTGCTTCTACGAGCGTAGTGCCGCGGGTGTCCAGCAAAGCGGCCAGCAGGTCTTCATTTTGTGTGAATTTAGCCCGATTGCCTTCATAGACAATGCGCTGGCACTCGGCCTCCCATACCGTTTGGTCGAACCCAGCGACCTGCCTGCCCAGCTTCTTCTGTGCCGAAGCCGAACGGGTCTTCATGATTTTGTCTGCTGCGTTCTGGTCGCCAAAGAGCAGTGCTTTCTGATGCATCATATACTGCTCTGCACTCGTATAATGGACCCCGTCTACCGTAAAATTAGCGGGAAACCATTGGGAAAACGGCGATGCTGTACGCCAAAAAAATGTAAACTTTTCCATAGGTATCACCTCTTACCGATTTCATTAGCAGTCTTCTCTTTTTCTCAGATCAACTATAGTGTTTCTCGCTCTGGATTCAGGCGGTACAGCCGGGACGGCCGATGACCGGCACTGCTTGTGTATTCCCCCGTCTCCAGTACCCAGTCCGCCATTTTACGTCGAAAGGCAGCTGCCAGCAGTTTTTTGCCGCTTATAATCTCATAGACTTTCTGCAAAGCCGTCAGCGTAAACTTCTCAGGCATCAGATTGAACGCAATATCGGTATATTCAATCTTGGAACGCAGGCGCTCCAGCGCATAATGAATAATCCGGGCATGATCGAATGCGATCCCCTGAGCGTCCAGCAATCTGATGCTGCTGCTCCGTACACGCCCCTCCACCTGATCCATCGTCTCCACAACTGCGGATAACTGCTCTGTTTCATGGGTCAAAATAAGCTGCAATCTGCGCTCCGTTACCCGTCCGCGTTCGTGAATATGGCGTTTCTCTTCAATTAACCTCTGCTCCACCCGAAACCAGCTCGCCTCACTGGCATCATCACCGGCTTGAAGCTGCAGTTCACTGCTGTCCACAAGGGACATATAAGAGCAGCTGATTACACGAGTACGCGGGTCACGGTCCACATCGCCCCATGTATAGAGCTGTTCCAGATAAATGTCATCCAGCCCTGTCTCTGTCTGCAGCTCCCTCCGAGCAGCTTCTTCCAGGGATTCCTGCATCGAGACAAAGCCTCCTGGGAGCGCCCACTGTCCGAGAAAAGGGTGGCCTCCCCGGCGAATCAGCAGCAGTCCAAGCTCCGGCTGTGCCAGCTTGCGGTAATTTTCCTGTTCTCCGCTGCGGATTGTAAATACGAGCATATCGACGGTAACCGATGGACGTTCGAATTCACCCGCATCATAGGTTTTCAGAAACTCTTCTTCACTTATATGAGACACATTTGATGCCTCCGTTCTGTTATTAACATTTTGTTATTAACAACTTGTTAATAACAATGTAACATATGATCTGTTTACAGGTCAAATCTTCCATTTTCGCTATCACGGGCTGCGCATCCATACCCAACACAAAAAAACCGTCATCCGGCACTCCTTAATTTCCAGAGTGAGGACGACGGCTGGGGCATACCCGAGATTTTGCAGTCTTCTTCCGCAGTGCAGTTCTCAGAGACCCGTCTGAGGTTTCTTAAAACAAACTATCCGAAACGTAGTATATTTTCTGCCCGTTCTTTTTGTTTCCGGGGTCGGCCACGATCGTGAAATATACACTTCCGTTCTTCGTCTGCACACCTTCAATTTCGCGCTTTCCGACATTCGTTATTTTCACAAGGGACTGATAAGTACCTGCACTCGAAATTTTAGCGATCTGAGGAGTTTCTCCTTCTGCTCCGCCAGATGTAAAGATTTGAGTTTTACCGAGTAAGTCTACGCCTTGGAAAGAACCATTCGGTCTAATAATTCCACTGCCCGACTGCGTAAAACTGGCGACCGCAGCTTTAACTGCAGCAGGGCTGTCCATCCGAACCTGCTTATTCTGATCAAGCAGCCTGTTTAATGCAGCCGTGTCATATATGGACCATACCACCTTATCTGCCTTATTTTTTTCCTTCTTCATCTGAACCCGGAACACTGTATATTTACTGTTACCTCCGCCGTCAACCCGATACGTTTCCCCTTGTCTCGAACCATTTTTATTCGCATAATTCATATAGGTGAACCGATGAAGATCGGTATAATCTACCGTTTTTCCGGCCGCGTACTGCAGCCTCGCCACCTGAAGTGACCAATATTGTCGCGTGGACGGGTCGGCTTTGGAACTGAAATAGAAATAATTCGCCCCATTGTACGTATACATATCCAGTGTCTGACAATGACCGCTGTTCGTAATGGTCATATGATCCACATATGCTGCATCACTGCCTTTGATCAGCAGTCTGGATAGATGACACGCCCCACCTACCCGCTGCGTTACGTATACATACTTGTCCGCAACATAAGCCTTTTGTACGACCCGATCAAACTTGAGCCCTTTGAGATTGTAGGCCAGTCTGGCCGAAGCATTTACCGTTTTTCCGGGAGAAGCTGCGATTGCAGGTGTAACCGACATTACAAATACAATGAAAGCCAGAAAGGCAGACAGCAGCGTTTTCCATCTCATCGTTGTAACGTTCATGAATTGATTTTTAATCATAAAAGCGCCTCCTTATTCATCCGCAATAAATCAATAATCTGGATATTCGGCTGTCTCTGAGATTAAACCGCACCAATTAAATAATACCATATTTACCAATTAATAAAGTGAAAACAAAGCATGATTTTTATATTGTTCTTTTTAGCACAACTGTGTTATATTAATTTTAATTCATTTGTACCAAAAAAAGGAGGATTTCATGAAACGCATCGCCTTGCTCGACATCCTTCGGGGTTTTGCCATTATTGGAACTCTGGGAACGAACATCTGGATTTTTGCTTACCTTGGCGATCTGAACCTTGTGTTTGGAAATGCTCTTGAACCGTGGTGGAGTTCCGGGGACCGCTTGCTGCAGACGATTATGCTCATACTGGTGAACGGAAAATTTCTGGGCATGCTTACTTTGTTATTCGGGGCTGGTATGGAATTAAAACGACAAAAGGCCGTTCGTGAAGGATACACTTGGCCTGGTGTTTATATCTGGTCATGTGCACTTCTGCTCCTGGATGGTCTGCTGCATTACATTCTCGTAATGGAATATGATGTACTGATGAGTTATGCCATCACTGGCATGATTGTTTCCCTGATCATTCACCGTTCCCGGCGCTTCATCCTGGTTATGATGTGGCTCGCGGGGAGTATACATGTTATTGGCGTGACCGGGATTACAGCTCTGCTGGCATTCGAATCCGGCGCAGCCTTGAATGGTATGGATACGATTACGCAGCTCTACGCTGCCGGTACGTGGTGGGAGCAGGTCATGTTTCGGCTGAATCATTTCGGATTTTTCCGTGCTGAATCTATTGCTATCATCCCTCTGAATGTCTTCCTTTTCCTGCTGGGGGCGATGTTCATGCGAACAGGAGTGTTCTCCAACGACGAGTCTGGACGTCTCAAACGCCGAAAACTAATGATTGCCGGGCTGGGAATCGGTATTCCTCTGAATCTGCTCTTACTTATTCCCGGTGGAATCATGGATCTCTGGGTACGGTATATCAGTGCACCTGTGCTCACGCTTGGTTACCTTGGAATCATTGCCTACGGGATGGAGAAAGGTATATTTGACAGGCTGTTCCAGCGTTTCGGCGAGATTGGCAAGATGGCGCTGAGCTGTTACATTTTACAAAATATCATCGCCTCAATACTCTTCTATGGCTGGGGACTGAGATTCGGCGGACGCCCATCTTCCCTGTACATTCTGCTGATATGGGCCGGTATCTGCCTGTTATTGATGATCTTCTCTCATCTCTGGCTGCGCTTCTATCCACTTGGTCCGGTCGAATGGTTATGGCGCAAACTATCCATCTCTCCTGTATCCAAAGTTACGTCACGAGATACTTCTATATAAATGAGCAGCACAACAGGGGCTGTCCGAAACTCCATCGATCATTGATTATAATCAACAACCGGTGGCCTTAGGACAGCCCTTTCCTCATCGATACTGATAACATTCCCAGCAAGCCTTATCCCCCTTTTTTGGCTGGTCTGGCATGTACCTGTTTACATTTCCACTGTCTCCGCAGGCAGACATAATGTGAAGGTTGAACCTGTGCCCATCTCACTCTGTACGGTTATTTTGCCGTTATGATCCTGAATAATTTTCTGACAAAGCGCAAGGCCAAGTCCTGTCCCCTCTTCCTTTGTTGTAAAAAACGGATTAAAAATGGCAGATAACGAACTCTCGGGAATCCCGCTTCCCGTATCAGATAAGGAGATCAACACGATATTTCCTTCCTGTTTCATATCGATATGTACCTCTCCGGGGTCTGTCATCGCTTCAAATGCGTTACGAATCAGATTGATCAGAACTTGTACAATTTTATCGCGATCCATATTTACACAAACAGACTCATCCCTCATATGAAGTGTAATCCGGTGTCCTCTTGAAGCAGCATCCGATTCAGTCAAAGACATGACCCGCTCCAGACATTGTGCCAGCTTTTCGGGTTTCATATGATGGGCTTGCGGTTTGGAAAATTGCAGAAATTCCCCCGTTAAATCGGTGACCCTTGTTACCTCGCTCATAATAACTTCATACCACGGTGCAATATTGAAGGCTTGTCCACGTGACAGCTGCAGAAATCCGCGAATAGCGGTAAGTGGGTTGCGAATCTCATGCGCCATGCCAGCAGCAAGCTCACCCACAGCCCGC harbors:
- a CDS encoding Gfo/Idh/MocA family oxidoreductase, whose protein sequence is MARKAGQDKVRWGIMGTGWIASQFAKDLEPAGNAVKAAVGSRTAGSAEKFAAEYGFEHAYASYDELLRDPDLDIIYVATPHPVHKENVMACLEAGKAVLCEKPFTMNSRQLEQLVETAREQKLFLMEGMWTRFLPTIAQARAWIAEGRIGEVRMVQADFGFRIGWEPEGRLLNPDLGGGALLDAGVYPLSFASMIFGEQPQHVWSTAHIGETGVDEQFSVLLSYSEGRSASLNGAIRLNLNNEAVIYGTEGRIRLPFFLAGKEAYLHVNGQDEPEKFVDDRTCIGYAFEAEEAGRCILQGRTESSTMKLDESLEIMKLMDTVRRQWGLRYRSE
- a CDS encoding AraC family transcriptional regulator, with protein sequence MISEPNIDHSRIPSDDKHERPLGDSNNQRSAQTAPGKLAQYFMTSSSRASLTSKNAELSSKNTAFRAEFNQFLDHTLIELRRAVYVNTSSSFHSRSDELPHHTFIYMHRFNGTHIAGTEQTRVVRKAACLYPPGTSLELLSDADHDAELYIVEFDLFRVTEKTEARRIYEREHGSPVAGWIQGPFYGIQRIAAQLTELAQPDHQAAPREIKVQLLLTELLCMLWPEDNSSPAAEPEQDDPESWLKSTLQYMQQHYMHEIKLDTLAELAGMHPSYYSQLFKSRMQKNPIEYITHLRMNRAKEMLLTSDLRIRDIAREVGYRDEFYFSRRFRNHAGYAPTAYAKQVHRNIVSLSYPYTDHLMTLGITPCAAQIQGHLPHLPRSLQMPFHAYEPWEQGRQAFLDVNPDLILTKDNAAAKAIEHIGDVAPIITIPWNQTDMFGHLEQIASIVDRTQAAKEWIDRHERKAERARKKIKEQAGSLTVAVGTLTAKGPRMYSHRNFGHVFYRTLQLAAPKRIQAELQGKAPGVGFNWMSFTPGEWDGLEADVLVLATDSMHNRAALMQKLKNDPLWNSHPAVHSGRVHLVDWNAWVVYAPYSINIQLDEALSMLTNKPALL
- a CDS encoding iron ABC transporter permease, which encodes MFLSAIAFLLISMFAAISLGAKGLTLETVWTAVFQYTPSVTSHQIIHELRLPRVLAAAVIGAAFAVAGALMQGITRNPLADTGILGINAGAAFVVALSFAFWPGLPYGWIMLLSFIGAVLGTLLIFLLGMAAPGGLSSIRLTVAGAVIAAMLGSLSTGVAIYFDLSQDLAFWYAGGFGGMEWRHLKLVLPVLLLTLLLTMPLARRISLMSLGEEVAINLGMNLRWTRFLALTAVVVLAGVSVSAVGSIGFVGLVIPHMSRKLVGVDYRLIIPMSSLLGAILLVLADLGARIANPPQELAVGIMVAFVGVPFFLYLARKERRAL
- a CDS encoding iron ABC transporter permease; the encoded protein is MKRGKNSAAGCLKKFNQLSRGQRSLMISVVLLCLGALVILISLNTGTVRVSPLAVIQTFLGQGNEQDQIILFDYRLPRILVTVLAGAGLGIAGAALQGITRNALADPGILGLHAGAAFGLIVFVSLSLSMDTSVALLIPLFAFAGSTAAALIIMLLSYDKNSGVSPIKLILVGIAVAAGFHALTLYLSLRLDEDTYSFAARWLAGSVWGRDWIHVQALLPWVVLCTAYIWSRSKTLDAFHLGDAAATSIGTPVRSRRILLLLCSVALSAVSVSMAGGIGFIGLAAPHLARRLVGPMHRHLIPAAGLIGMVILTAADTVGRTIFAPNAIPAGVVVAAIGAPYFLYLLVRTK
- a CDS encoding iron-hydroxamate ABC transporter substrate-binding protein is translated as MKKNLMFLLTISLVLVLAACGTAKTSTSGSGDSNSSAASGEPRIASMSIHLTNDLLSLGITPVGSVIGGEAKGFLSHVADRLKDTTPLGPVKDPDMEALLALKPDVIYLDEEFSGDDTAKFEKIAPVHVFNLDQGTWRDHLKEIGKLVNREKEAEQYIQDYDTETKEVQSLIHDQIGDGTVMAIRVTAKELRVFSTRRPMGPILYDDLGLTPAKGIKEMDTAKPYQVVSREVLPDYDADAIFVVVNSDDEAQTMFKELQNNPIWQGLKAVKAGHVYPIGAQPWLDYSSIGNKMAMDEAKEMFSKK
- a CDS encoding macro domain-containing protein, whose amino-acid sequence is MQFHERQQDLFELEEHYRLAHCISADARMGKGIAVQFRERFDLQVLQDQARQEPLEIGRCYAVGRTFNLVTKAKFSNKPTYLSLTQAVESMRDVCEQQGITHLAMPRIGCGLDRLKWEKVSVIIQDTFADMDIEIVVCTI
- a CDS encoding TIGR02452 family protein, which gives rise to MSNVEKYNKYNESGSRVNGSEQSNASSKHTGVNSRSGRSRTAHQTLEILKEGVYVNGYDRAVHIKKDMEQAVQQSVLYRPSELTGLGEKLRAGSQVSSSGNLQNSISTGSQGKTARIEVTGETTLAAAARLTVEEGRTDVVCLNFASAKNPGGGFLGGSQAQEESLARATGLYPCIVQMQEMYEYNRKQRSCLYSDHMIYSPHVPVIRDDYDRLLDQYYTSSFITAPAVNAGVVKERNEATDEQIKSVMKQRIRYVLQIAAVQGHRSIVLGAFGCGVFRNNPVQVAGYFADVLIGEGYKDYFDRIVFAVYDRSAGQRTLEAFKRLNTEDGA